The following proteins come from a genomic window of Dreissena polymorpha isolate Duluth1 chromosome 1, UMN_Dpol_1.0, whole genome shotgun sequence:
- the LOC127865810 gene encoding zinc finger protein 226-like, translating into MATPDIDIIKEVPGYRVILKAVLKSQIQQLIEQLASATNEESIILTASVADGTLSHLGSDSAKGFLEDHEDVKSQFLGFCLKAHHRKKQEEKEAKERKEREEALMRLQQQSTPLYLPLVPRGGYSPRGPRNMVPQHQGPVGRGSPGVNSGVRFDPYKRPGNYGNNGPPSTSLTSVKNELDDISNRSAENTGNQLMRENMNVKTELVNEDNLSGSDTSNAANSQCDINQEGLELGADFTNFMSEKSDSNARVKLEAADNDLEITGVEAGQPMLPQDWGANVSMGANFDPTGATGSQADMTGQQGYTDTLFEGKFRCEFCSKGFKARAWLERHRRIHTGDKPYTCTVCGRGFNQKGSLKSHQLVHLGEPIPEGMPVNSVRCGFSLQRYLHAIVGRTLERNHTNVTSVDGALHRKDLIHACEFCGKRFRTPSLLIRHRRTHTGEKPFRCDICGRGFAEKGSLKSHSIVHMKRDKLLYLSTSKVKAREGHTAVSFAGSISGSLSGWSDTGEPTQERGHSRRQLHLYTCEFCPKVFNAPAWLARHRRTHTGEKPYKCEICGHGFAQKGNLQVHRLVHMKDLPVPEIRSGESVLKISSSDTRYWFFPEWETTCPVCLRSFHSKFNLSRHMTIHTGDKPFECQLCHKRFTQKATLKSHMVVHMSGRL; encoded by the exons ATGGCCACGCCGGACATTGACATCATCAAAGAGGTGCCTGGTTATCGTGTGATCTTGAAAGCCGTCCTCAAATCTCAGATTCAACAACTG ATTGAACAACTTGCAAGTGCCACCAATGAGGAGTCAATCATCCTTACAGCCAGCGTGGCAGATGGAACCCTGAGTCATCTCGGCTCAGACTCCGCCAAAGGCTTCCTGGAAGATCATGAAGACGTTAAGTCCCAGTTCCTGGGCTTTTGCCTCAAAG CTCATCATAGAAAAAAGCAGGAGGAAAAAGAGGCTAAGGAACGCAAAGAACGAGAGGAGGCCCTAATGCGACTACAGCAACAGAGCACGCCCCTATATCTACCTCTTGTCCCCAGGGGAGGGTACAGTCCACGGGGCCCTAGGAACATGGTACCACAGCATCAGGGTCCAGTGGGGCGGGGCAGCCCTGGGGTCAATTCAGGGGTCAGGTTTGACCCTTATAAGAGACCTGGTAACTACGGCAACAACGGACCTCCTAGCACCAGTCTGACGAGTGTCAAAAATGAACTGGATGACATTTCAAATCGAAGTGCAGAGAATACGGGTAATCAGCTAATGAGAGAAAATATGAATGTGAAAACTGAGCTAGTGAATGAGGACAATTTATCGGGATCAGACACATCAAATGCGGCTAATAGTCAGTGTGATATCAATCAAGAAGGGCTGGAATTAGGGGCAGATTTCACCAACTTCATGTCCGAGAAAAGTGATTCAAATGCAAGAGTGAAGCTTGAAGCAGCGGATAATGATTTAGAAATCACGGGTGTCGAGGCTGGTCAGCCCATGCTACCCCAGGACTGGGGTGCTAATGTTTCCATGGGAGCAAACTTTGACCCAACTGGTGCTACTGGTTCCCAGGCAGATATGACGGGGCAGCAGGGATACA CAGACACTCTGTTTGAAGGTAAATTTCGGTGTGAGTTCTGCAGTAAGGGGTTCAAGGCGCGGGCCTGGCTGGAGCGCCATCGGAGAATCCACACGGGCGACAAACCCTACACCTGTACCGTATGTGGACGGGGCTTCAATCAGAAGGGTTCCCTGAAGAGTCACCAGTTGGTGCATCTTGGGGAGCCAATA CCCGAAGGCATGCCTGTGAATTCTGTGCGATGCGGTTTCTCACTCCAGCGCTACTTGCACGCCATCGTAGGACGCACACTGGAGAGAAACCATACAAATGTGACATCTGTGGACGGGGCTTTGCACAGAAAGG ACCTTATTCATGCTTGTGAATTCTGTGGGAAACGTTTTCGTACTCCATCCTTGCTGATCAGGCATCGTAGGACCCACACTGGAGAGAAACCGTTCAGGTGTGACATTTGTGGGCGTGGCTTCGCAGAGAAAGGATCGTTGAAGAGCCACAGTATTGTTCATATGAAGCGGGACAAACTCCT CTATCTCTCTACCTCAAAG GTGAAGGCAAGGGAAGGACATACGGCTGTGAGTTTTGCGGGAAGCATTTCCGGGTCCCTGTCTGGTTGGAGCGACACCGGAGAACCCACACAGGAGAGAGGCCATTCAA GGCGTCAGCTGCACCTCTACACGTGTGAGTTCTGCCCAAAGGTGTTCAACGCCCCGGCTTGGCTCGCGCGGCACCGGCGCACACACACGGGAGAgaaaccgtacaagtgtgagaTCTGTGGCCACGGATTTGCGCAGAAGGGCAACCTGCAGGTGCACAGGCTAGTCCACATGAAAGATCTACCGGTC CCAGAGATCAGGTCAGGGGAGAGTGTTCTCAAGATTTCCTCTAGCGACACCAGGTACTGGTTCTTCCCTG AGTGGGAGACCACATGTCCAGTCTGCCTCCGTTCATTCCACAGCAAGTTCAACCTGTCACGTCACATGACCATCCACACGGGAGACAAACCATTTGAATGTCAGCTGTGTCACAAGCGATTCACACAAAAAGCAACCCTGAAATCTCACATGGTTGTCCATATGAGTGGCAGGTTATAG